A stretch of the Vigna radiata var. radiata cultivar VC1973A chromosome 7, Vradiata_ver6, whole genome shotgun sequence genome encodes the following:
- the LOC106765804 gene encoding lisH domain and HEAT repeat-containing protein KIAA1468 homolog isoform X3, translating to MQEMFKANGGCGYVKKPDFLLNTGLINEVFDPKAHLPVKKTLKGLRAIQILADALPKIVPYVLINHREELLPLMMYAIEHHPDSRTRDSLTHRLFNLIKRPDEQQRRVIMDAFVSLAKNVGEMRTETESLPQCWEQINHTYEERRMLVAQSCGELAEFLRPEIRDSLILSIVQQLIEDGAIIVLEAAAHNLTMMLPLFQGTDKYFQVEELMFQLSNAGVSNYFILMRFLLNCSVIELLMLSLCLCIIFSLFKQEFLLHIWFCESE from the exons aTGCAGGAAATGTTCAAAGCCAATGGGGGATGTGGTTATGTTAAGAAACCAGATTTTCTGTTAAACACTGGTCTTATTAATGAGGTCTTTGATCCTAAAGCTCATTTGCCTGTGAAGAAAACTTTGAAA GGATTAAGAGCTATTCAGATACTTGCAGATGCTTTGCCTAAAATTGTTCCTTATGTATTGATCAATCATCGTGAG GAACTTCTTCCATTAATGATGTATGCAATTGAGCACCACCCAGATAGCAGGACTCGGGATTCTTTGACCCATAGATTATTCAACTTAATCAAGCGGCCTGATGAACAACAAAGACGAGTAATAATGGAT GCATTTGTCAGCCTTGCAAAGAATGTTGGAGAGATGAGAACAGAAACAGAATCGCTTCCTCAATGTTGGGAACAA ATAAATCACACGTACGAGGAACGTAGAATGCTAGTTGCTCAATCATGTGGCGAGCTTGCAGAATTTCTGCGGCCTGAGATTCGGGATTCCCTTATTTTATCTATTGTGCAACAACTAATAGAAGATGGTGCCATTATTGTTCTAGAGGCTGCAGCTCACAATTTGACTATGATGCTTCCACTTTTTCAAGGCACGGATAAATATTTCCAG GTGGAGGAGTTGATGTTCCAATTGTCAAATGCAGGTGTCTCTAATTATTTCATTCTTATGCGGTTTTTGTTAAACTGTTCAGTTATAGAGTTGTTAATGCTCAGTTTATGCTTGTGTATTATATTTTCACTATTCAAGCAGGAGTTTCTACTGCACATTTGGTTCTGTGAAAGTGAGTAA
- the LOC106765804 gene encoding lisH domain and HEAT repeat-containing protein KIAA1468 homolog isoform X6 produces the protein MQEMFKANGGCGYVKKPDFLLNTGLINEVFDPKAHLPVKKTLKGLRAIQILADALPKIVPYVLINHREELLPLMMYAIEHHPDSRTRDSLTHRLFNLIKRPDEQQRRVIMDAFVSLAKNVGEMRTETESLPQCWEQINHTYEERRMLVAQSCGELAEFLRPEIRDSLILSIVQQLIEDGAIIVLEAAAHNLTMMLPLFQGTDKYFQVDGTV, from the exons aTGCAGGAAATGTTCAAAGCCAATGGGGGATGTGGTTATGTTAAGAAACCAGATTTTCTGTTAAACACTGGTCTTATTAATGAGGTCTTTGATCCTAAAGCTCATTTGCCTGTGAAGAAAACTTTGAAA GGATTAAGAGCTATTCAGATACTTGCAGATGCTTTGCCTAAAATTGTTCCTTATGTATTGATCAATCATCGTGAG GAACTTCTTCCATTAATGATGTATGCAATTGAGCACCACCCAGATAGCAGGACTCGGGATTCTTTGACCCATAGATTATTCAACTTAATCAAGCGGCCTGATGAACAACAAAGACGAGTAATAATGGAT GCATTTGTCAGCCTTGCAAAGAATGTTGGAGAGATGAGAACAGAAACAGAATCGCTTCCTCAATGTTGGGAACAA ATAAATCACACGTACGAGGAACGTAGAATGCTAGTTGCTCAATCATGTGGCGAGCTTGCAGAATTTCTGCGGCCTGAGATTCGGGATTCCCTTATTTTATCTATTGTGCAACAACTAATAGAAGATGGTGCCATTATTGTTCTAGAGGCTGCAGCTCACAATTTGACTATGATGCTTCCACTTTTTCAAGGCACGGATAAATATTTCCAG GTTGACGGGACTGTATAG
- the LOC106765804 gene encoding lisH domain and HEAT repeat-containing protein KIAA1468 homolog isoform X2: MQEMFKANGGCGYVKKPDFLLNTGLINEVFDPKAHLPVKKTLKGLRAIQILADALPKIVPYVLINHREELLPLMMYAIEHHPDSRTRDSLTHRLFNLIKRPDEQQRRAFVSLAKNVGEMRTETESLPQCWEQINHTYEERRMLVAQSCGELAEFLRPEIRDSLILSIVQQLIEDGAIIVLEAAAHNLTMMLPLFQGTDKYFQVSFTIYASRHSWRRFLTFYRIDCNVEELMFQLSNAGVSNYFILMRFLLNCSVIELLMLSLCLCIIFSLFKQEFLLHIWFCESE; encoded by the exons aTGCAGGAAATGTTCAAAGCCAATGGGGGATGTGGTTATGTTAAGAAACCAGATTTTCTGTTAAACACTGGTCTTATTAATGAGGTCTTTGATCCTAAAGCTCATTTGCCTGTGAAGAAAACTTTGAAA GGATTAAGAGCTATTCAGATACTTGCAGATGCTTTGCCTAAAATTGTTCCTTATGTATTGATCAATCATCGTGAG GAACTTCTTCCATTAATGATGTATGCAATTGAGCACCACCCAGATAGCAGGACTCGGGATTCTTTGACCCATAGATTATTCAACTTAATCAAGCGGCCTGATGAACAACAAAGACGA GCATTTGTCAGCCTTGCAAAGAATGTTGGAGAGATGAGAACAGAAACAGAATCGCTTCCTCAATGTTGGGAACAA ATAAATCACACGTACGAGGAACGTAGAATGCTAGTTGCTCAATCATGTGGCGAGCTTGCAGAATTTCTGCGGCCTGAGATTCGGGATTCCCTTATTTTATCTATTGTGCAACAACTAATAGAAGATGGTGCCATTATTGTTCTAGAGGCTGCAGCTCACAATTTGACTATGATGCTTCCACTTTTTCAAGGCACGGATAAATATTTCCAGGTCAGCTTCACTATATATGCTTCGAGGCATTCATGGAGAAGATTTCTGACTTTTTATAGAATTGACTGCAAT GTGGAGGAGTTGATGTTCCAATTGTCAAATGCAGGTGTCTCTAATTATTTCATTCTTATGCGGTTTTTGTTAAACTGTTCAGTTATAGAGTTGTTAATGCTCAGTTTATGCTTGTGTATTATATTTTCACTATTCAAGCAGGAGTTTCTACTGCACATTTGGTTCTGTGAAAGTGAGTAA
- the LOC106765804 gene encoding lisH domain and HEAT repeat-containing protein KIAA1468 homolog isoform X1 has product MQEMFKANGGCGYVKKPDFLLNTGLINEVFDPKAHLPVKKTLKGLRAIQILADALPKIVPYVLINHREELLPLMMYAIEHHPDSRTRDSLTHRLFNLIKRPDEQQRRVIMDAFVSLAKNVGEMRTETESLPQCWEQINHTYEERRMLVAQSCGELAEFLRPEIRDSLILSIVQQLIEDGAIIVLEAAAHNLTMMLPLFQGTDKYFQVSFTIYASRHSWRRFLTFYRIDCNVEELMFQLSNAGVSNYFILMRFLLNCSVIELLMLSLCLCIIFSLFKQEFLLHIWFCESE; this is encoded by the exons aTGCAGGAAATGTTCAAAGCCAATGGGGGATGTGGTTATGTTAAGAAACCAGATTTTCTGTTAAACACTGGTCTTATTAATGAGGTCTTTGATCCTAAAGCTCATTTGCCTGTGAAGAAAACTTTGAAA GGATTAAGAGCTATTCAGATACTTGCAGATGCTTTGCCTAAAATTGTTCCTTATGTATTGATCAATCATCGTGAG GAACTTCTTCCATTAATGATGTATGCAATTGAGCACCACCCAGATAGCAGGACTCGGGATTCTTTGACCCATAGATTATTCAACTTAATCAAGCGGCCTGATGAACAACAAAGACGAGTAATAATGGAT GCATTTGTCAGCCTTGCAAAGAATGTTGGAGAGATGAGAACAGAAACAGAATCGCTTCCTCAATGTTGGGAACAA ATAAATCACACGTACGAGGAACGTAGAATGCTAGTTGCTCAATCATGTGGCGAGCTTGCAGAATTTCTGCGGCCTGAGATTCGGGATTCCCTTATTTTATCTATTGTGCAACAACTAATAGAAGATGGTGCCATTATTGTTCTAGAGGCTGCAGCTCACAATTTGACTATGATGCTTCCACTTTTTCAAGGCACGGATAAATATTTCCAGGTCAGCTTCACTATATATGCTTCGAGGCATTCATGGAGAAGATTTCTGACTTTTTATAGAATTGACTGCAAT GTGGAGGAGTTGATGTTCCAATTGTCAAATGCAGGTGTCTCTAATTATTTCATTCTTATGCGGTTTTTGTTAAACTGTTCAGTTATAGAGTTGTTAATGCTCAGTTTATGCTTGTGTATTATATTTTCACTATTCAAGCAGGAGTTTCTACTGCACATTTGGTTCTGTGAAAGTGAGTAA
- the LOC106765804 gene encoding lisH domain and HEAT repeat-containing protein KIAA1468 homolog isoform X4 — MMYAIEHHPDSRTRDSLTHRLFNLIKRPDEQQRRVIMDAFVSLAKNVGEMRTETESLPQCWEQINHTYEERRMLVAQSCGELAEFLRPEIRDSLILSIVQQLIEDGAIIVLEAAAHNLTMMLPLFQGTDKYFQVSFTIYASRHSWRRFLTFYRIDCNVEELMFQLSNAGVSNYFILMRFLLNCSVIELLMLSLCLCIIFSLFKQEFLLHIWFCESE; from the exons ATGATGTATGCAATTGAGCACCACCCAGATAGCAGGACTCGGGATTCTTTGACCCATAGATTATTCAACTTAATCAAGCGGCCTGATGAACAACAAAGACGAGTAATAATGGAT GCATTTGTCAGCCTTGCAAAGAATGTTGGAGAGATGAGAACAGAAACAGAATCGCTTCCTCAATGTTGGGAACAA ATAAATCACACGTACGAGGAACGTAGAATGCTAGTTGCTCAATCATGTGGCGAGCTTGCAGAATTTCTGCGGCCTGAGATTCGGGATTCCCTTATTTTATCTATTGTGCAACAACTAATAGAAGATGGTGCCATTATTGTTCTAGAGGCTGCAGCTCACAATTTGACTATGATGCTTCCACTTTTTCAAGGCACGGATAAATATTTCCAGGTCAGCTTCACTATATATGCTTCGAGGCATTCATGGAGAAGATTTCTGACTTTTTATAGAATTGACTGCAAT GTGGAGGAGTTGATGTTCCAATTGTCAAATGCAGGTGTCTCTAATTATTTCATTCTTATGCGGTTTTTGTTAAACTGTTCAGTTATAGAGTTGTTAATGCTCAGTTTATGCTTGTGTATTATATTTTCACTATTCAAGCAGGAGTTTCTACTGCACATTTGGTTCTGTGAAAGTGAGTAA
- the LOC106765804 gene encoding lisH domain and HEAT repeat-containing protein KIAA1468 homolog isoform X5: MMYAIEHHPDSRTRDSLTHRLFNLIKRPDEQQRRAFVSLAKNVGEMRTETESLPQCWEQINHTYEERRMLVAQSCGELAEFLRPEIRDSLILSIVQQLIEDGAIIVLEAAAHNLTMMLPLFQGTDKYFQVSFTIYASRHSWRRFLTFYRIDCNVEELMFQLSNAGVSNYFILMRFLLNCSVIELLMLSLCLCIIFSLFKQEFLLHIWFCESE; encoded by the exons ATGATGTATGCAATTGAGCACCACCCAGATAGCAGGACTCGGGATTCTTTGACCCATAGATTATTCAACTTAATCAAGCGGCCTGATGAACAACAAAGACGA GCATTTGTCAGCCTTGCAAAGAATGTTGGAGAGATGAGAACAGAAACAGAATCGCTTCCTCAATGTTGGGAACAA ATAAATCACACGTACGAGGAACGTAGAATGCTAGTTGCTCAATCATGTGGCGAGCTTGCAGAATTTCTGCGGCCTGAGATTCGGGATTCCCTTATTTTATCTATTGTGCAACAACTAATAGAAGATGGTGCCATTATTGTTCTAGAGGCTGCAGCTCACAATTTGACTATGATGCTTCCACTTTTTCAAGGCACGGATAAATATTTCCAGGTCAGCTTCACTATATATGCTTCGAGGCATTCATGGAGAAGATTTCTGACTTTTTATAGAATTGACTGCAAT GTGGAGGAGTTGATGTTCCAATTGTCAAATGCAGGTGTCTCTAATTATTTCATTCTTATGCGGTTTTTGTTAAACTGTTCAGTTATAGAGTTGTTAATGCTCAGTTTATGCTTGTGTATTATATTTTCACTATTCAAGCAGGAGTTTCTACTGCACATTTGGTTCTGTGAAAGTGAGTAA